The following coding sequences lie in one Candidatus Diapherotrites archaeon genomic window:
- a CDS encoding copper-translocating P-type ATPase, whose product MKKVIPISGMHCASCAQNIESRLKKLKGVNSASVNFATEKATVEFNEGITSQEEINKVIEELGYKPIRQEPQPVAVQGASKLRLKVIGMDNQHCIGTVSNSLKIRGVLSKELSQNERAVIRYDPKIISPEKIKKAIKDAGYEPIQEKETEAEEELFDREKEARKKEINLLKNLFLLSLILSIPIFILSFPEWFNVIIPYQNIVLLILATPVQFIVGWRFYKGAFSALKARTASMDTLIAVGTSAAYIYSALAILLPYFGDYIYFDTSSVIITFIILGKWFEAITKGRASEAIKKLVGLQPKIATVIRNGKELQIAIREVEVGDIVLVKPGQKIPVDGIVIEGFSSVDESMVTGESIPVEKNKGDTVIGATINKHGSFKFKATKVGKDTVLSQIIKLVEEAQGSKAPIQRLADKVSSIFVPAVIIIAIISFLLWFLVFSQTFVFSLSIFIAVLIIACPCALGLATPTAIMVGTGKAAENGILIKTAEALENAKRITTIVFDKTGTLTKGSPSVTDIIPTGKIERKELLSYAAIAEKNSEHPLAEAIISKAKEEKIKVPEAQSFQAIPGHGIIAKYSKKEILFGNRNLMKKYRINFSGSEEKIIALENEGKTVMFLALNKKIIGLIAVADTLKEFSKETVRKLHEMGKEVIMITGDNKRTANAIAKQLGLNDVLAEVLPQEKEKEIAKLQKKGRIVAMIGDGINDAPALAKADIGIAIGAGTDVALETGQIVLIKNDLRDVITAIDLSNYTLKKIKQNLFWAFFYNSIGIPVAAGALYAFGILLNPMIAGAAMAFSSVSVVSNSLLMKRYKKIKI is encoded by the coding sequence ATGAAGAAAGTAATTCCTATTTCAGGCATGCACTGCGCTTCCTGCGCTCAAAACATAGAGTCAAGGCTCAAGAAATTAAAGGGGGTGAATTCTGCCAGCGTGAATTTCGCCACAGAGAAAGCAACAGTAGAATTCAATGAAGGCATTACAAGCCAAGAAGAAATAAACAAGGTGATTGAAGAATTGGGCTACAAGCCCATAAGGCAGGAGCCACAGCCTGTTGCAGTGCAGGGAGCCAGCAAGTTAAGGCTCAAAGTAATTGGAATGGACAACCAGCACTGCATTGGCACAGTAAGCAATTCCCTAAAGATTAGGGGCGTTCTGTCCAAAGAACTCTCACAGAACGAGAGGGCAGTAATAAGATATGACCCTAAAATAATCAGCCCTGAAAAAATAAAGAAGGCAATAAAGGACGCAGGCTATGAGCCAATACAAGAAAAAGAAACAGAAGCAGAAGAAGAACTTTTTGACAGGGAGAAAGAGGCAAGAAAAAAAGAAATCAATTTACTGAAGAACTTGTTCCTGCTTTCCTTAATTCTTTCAATTCCAATATTCATCCTCTCCTTTCCTGAATGGTTTAATGTAATTATTCCATACCAGAATATTGTTCTGTTGATTCTTGCAACCCCAGTGCAATTCATTGTTGGCTGGAGATTCTACAAAGGCGCTTTCTCTGCATTAAAGGCAAGGACTGCAAGCATGGACACATTAATAGCAGTAGGAACTTCAGCAGCATACATTTACAGCGCACTCGCAATTCTTCTCCCTTACTTTGGAGATTATATTTACTTTGACACCTCTTCAGTAATAATCACTTTTATTATTTTAGGGAAATGGTTTGAGGCAATAACAAAAGGCCGAGCTTCAGAGGCAATAAAAAAATTGGTTGGCCTTCAACCAAAAATTGCGACAGTAATCAGGAACGGCAAGGAGTTGCAGATTGCAATCAGGGAGGTTGAAGTAGGAGACATTGTGTTAGTTAAGCCTGGCCAGAAAATTCCAGTGGACGGAATTGTAATTGAAGGATTTTCTTCAGTGGACGAATCAATGGTCACAGGGGAAAGCATTCCAGTAGAAAAAAATAAGGGAGACACAGTAATAGGGGCAACAATAAACAAGCATGGAAGCTTCAAGTTCAAGGCAACAAAAGTCGGCAAGGACACAGTTCTGAGCCAGATAATTAAATTAGTGGAAGAAGCCCAAGGAAGCAAGGCTCCAATCCAAAGGCTTGCAGACAAGGTCTCCTCAATCTTTGTTCCAGCAGTAATAATAATTGCAATAATTTCCTTTCTCTTATGGTTTCTTGTTTTCTCCCAGACATTTGTTTTCTCTTTAAGCATCTTTATTGCAGTCCTCATAATCGCCTGCCCGTGCGCCTTAGGCCTTGCGACTCCAACAGCAATAATGGTAGGAACAGGAAAGGCAGCAGAGAATGGAATCCTGATCAAGACTGCTGAGGCATTAGAGAACGCAAAAAGGATTACAACAATTGTATTCGACAAGACAGGCACTCTCACAAAAGGAAGCCCAAGCGTCACAGACATTATCCCAACAGGAAAAATTGAAAGGAAAGAGCTCTTAAGTTATGCTGCAATTGCAGAGAAGAATTCAGAACATCCACTCGCAGAAGCAATTATCTCAAAGGCAAAAGAAGAAAAAATAAAAGTTCCTGAAGCGCAATCATTCCAAGCAATCCCAGGCCACGGAATAATTGCAAAATACAGCAAGAAAGAAATTTTGTTTGGAAACAGGAACTTAATGAAAAAATACAGGATTAATTTCTCGGGCTCAGAAGAAAAAATAATAGCATTAGAGAACGAAGGAAAGACTGTAATGTTTCTTGCATTAAACAAAAAAATTATCGGGCTCATAGCTGTAGCTGACACCCTGAAAGAATTCTCAAAAGAAACTGTCCGGAAACTGCATGAAATGGGAAAAGAGGTAATAATGATTACAGGAGACAATAAAAGGACAGCAAACGCAATAGCAAAGCAATTAGGGCTTAATGATGTCCTTGCTGAAGTCCTGCCTCAGGAGAAAGAGAAAGAGATAGCAAAACTGCAGAAGAAAGGAAGGATTGTTGCAATGATAGGAGACGGAATAAATGATGCTCCTGCCCTCGCAAAGGCAGACATTGGAATTGCAATAGGCGCAGGAACAGATGTTGCACTAGAAACAGGCCAGATTGTCCTGATAAAAAATGATTTAAGGGATGTCATTACAGCAATAGACTTAAGCAATTACACACTCAAGAAAATAAAACAGAACCTCTTCTGGGCTTTCTTCTATAATTCAATTGGCATTCCAGTTGCTGCAGGCGCATTGTATGCTTTTGGCATTCTTCTTAATCCAATGATTGCCGGGGCTGCAATGGCTTTTTCTTCTGTTTCAGTTGTCTCAAACTCTCTTCTAATGAAAAGATATAAAAAAATTAAAATATAA
- a CDS encoding superoxide dismutase encodes MEQNKLLVLPKLNYGFKDLEPYISEQQLKIHYEKHHQAYVNAANAVFEKLDKARKEGTDLDMKATLKELSFNIGGHLLHSLFWGNLTPVGKGGEKPTGTLAEAIEKEFGSFERFKKEFTQAASSVEGSGWAALSYHKQTQRPIIMQIEKHNVNVIPSFKILLVLDVFEHAYYLDYKNERPKFIEAFWNIVNWNEANKRMEELKK; translated from the coding sequence ATGGAGCAAAATAAATTATTAGTTCTGCCGAAATTGAATTACGGCTTCAAGGACTTGGAGCCTTACATTTCAGAACAGCAATTGAAAATTCATTACGAGAAACACCACCAAGCTTATGTCAATGCAGCAAACGCAGTATTCGAGAAACTAGATAAAGCAAGAAAGGAAGGCACAGACCTGGACATGAAGGCCACACTCAAAGAGCTTTCATTCAACATTGGAGGGCACTTGCTGCACTCATTATTCTGGGGGAATCTTACACCAGTGGGAAAAGGAGGAGAAAAACCAACAGGCACATTGGCTGAAGCAATAGAGAAGGAATTCGGAAGCTTTGAGAGATTCAAGAAGGAATTCACTCAGGCAGCATCTTCAGTTGAAGGCTCAGGCTGGGCGGCACTCTCTTACCACAAGCAAACCCAAAGGCCAATAATAATGCAGATAGAAAAGCATAACGTGAACGTGATTCCGTCATTCAAAATTTTATTGGTCTTGGACGTCTTCGAGCACGCCTATTACTTAGACTACAAGAATGAAAGGCCGAAATTCATTGAAGCCTTCTGGAACATAGTGAACTGGAATGAAGCCAACAAGAGAATGGAAGAGCTGAAGAAATAA
- a CDS encoding cupin domain-containing protein: protein MIKGWKNIRDLIEYPREGILSKELIKGKKIDLTLFCMAKGSRISEHTSAREGFVFVLEGKGSFKLKAKNISMLPGVLIFLPKNAAHALKARENTSFFLSLYGEK from the coding sequence ATGATTAAAGGCTGGAAGAACATTAGAGATTTAATTGAATACCCGAGGGAAGGCATTCTGAGCAAGGAGTTAATTAAAGGAAAGAAGATTGATTTAACCTTATTCTGCATGGCTAAAGGCTCTCGAATTTCAGAGCACACCTCCGCAAGAGAAGGCTTTGTTTTCGTGCTTGAAGGCAAAGGTTCATTCAAGCTCAAAGCAAAAAATATTTCAATGCTTCCGGGCGTTCTGATTTTTCTTCCAAAGAATGCGGCCCACGCGCTCAAAGCCAGAGAGAATACTTCATTCTTTCTTTCGTTGTATGGAGAAAAGTGA
- a CDS encoding NUDIX domain-containing protein: MPEQKYPEPVVGAFIFNPQGKVFLMKSFKWKGDYTFPGGHIKSGEKLEDAVKREVKEETGLNVYNIKFVRF, translated from the coding sequence ATGCCTGAACAAAAATATCCTGAGCCAGTGGTTGGAGCGTTTATCTTTAATCCGCAGGGAAAAGTTTTCCTGATGAAATCTTTTAAGTGGAAAGGCGATTACACATTTCCAGGAGGCCACATAAAATCAGGGGAAAAACTTGAAGATGCAGTAAAGCGCGAAGTAAAAGAGGAAACAGGATTGAATGTTTATAACATTAAATTCGTTCGTTTTTGA
- a CDS encoding DNA alkylation repair protein — protein sequence MNSPEILKKLRSLGNPKNVEGMARFGINPKNTYGVTIPDLRKLAKEIGRNHELAQELWDSGIHEARILASMIEEKEKLTEKQMDSWVKAFDSWDVCDQVCMNLFDKTEFAFNKAVEWSSRKEEFIKRAGFALMACMAVHCKQLNDEHFIKFLPLIKKQSTDERNYVKKAVSWALRQIGKRNKKLNKEAINTAKEILKINSKSAKWIASDAIKELTGKAVQKRLR from the coding sequence ATGAATTCGCCTGAAATACTGAAAAAATTAAGGTCTTTGGGCAACCCCAAGAATGTTGAGGGAATGGCTCGCTTTGGAATCAACCCAAAGAATACTTATGGTGTAACAATTCCTGATTTAAGAAAGCTGGCTAAAGAAATTGGAAGAAACCATGAATTGGCTCAAGAGCTCTGGGATTCAGGGATTCACGAAGCAAGGATTCTTGCTTCAATGATTGAAGAAAAAGAAAAACTAACAGAAAAGCAGATGGATTCTTGGGTGAAAGCATTTGATTCCTGGGATGTCTGCGACCAAGTTTGCATGAACCTCTTCGACAAAACAGAATTTGCGTTTAACAAGGCAGTCGAATGGAGTTCAAGAAAAGAGGAGTTCATAAAAAGAGCAGGATTTGCTTTAATGGCCTGCATGGCAGTGCATTGCAAACAATTAAATGATGAACACTTCATTAAATTTCTGCCATTAATCAAAAAACAGTCAACAGATGAAAGGAATTATGTAAAGAAGGCAGTCAGCTGGGCTTTAAGGCAGATAGGCAAAAGAAACAAGAAACTAAACAAGGAGGCAATAAATACTGCAAAGGAAATTCTTAAAATCAATTCCAAGAGCGCCAAATGGATTGCTTCTGATGCAATAAAAGAGTTGACTGGAAAGGCAGTGCAAAAAAGGTTGAGGTGA